GCATTAAAAAAGCTGCTTTTGGTAAATATGAACCTAAGTGTTTTACAGAAGCGGTGGCTACACCGGGCGGGACTGGTGCTATCCGCAATACAATTTCTAATTATTCTCAAGTAGGTGACCAGATTCTGACATCAGACTGGTACTGGGCTAACTACAGCTCCATTGCTGGAGAACTAGGCAGGGGGTCGGTCACTTTCGAACTCTTCGATGATCAAGGCCATTTCAACATTGGCTCTTTACAGAAGCAAGTCCGCAGCCTGTTGGACAAGCAGGAGAGTCTGGTTTTGATTATTAACACACCAGCCCACAATCCTACCGGCTATTCCTTAACACTGGAGGATTGGGACGATGTACTATCTGTTCTCCAGGCAGAAGCGAAAGGGGACAAGAAGATTGCCCTGTTGGTGGACGTAGCCTATATTGACTTTGCTGGAGATTCGAATGAGTATCGGGCGTTTTTGCCTAAGCTGGAGAACTTGCCAGCCAATATCCTGCCTATCATTTCCTACAGCACATCGAAGACCTTTACCTTATACGGTATGCGGTGTGGAGCGATGATCTGCATGACCCCGGTGAAATCAATTGCTGAGGAGTTTCTGCGAGTCTGCCAATTTTCTTCCCGGGCATCCTGGTCTAACTGTAACAGAGCGGCGATGGTGGTTTTAGCTAAAATTTATGAAGATCCAGCATTACTGTCAAAGGTCGATGAGGAACGGGACTTTTATCGAGAGCTGCTTGTGAAACGAGGCAAGGCTTTTGAAGAGGAAGCAGCTAAGGCTGGTCTAAAGATGGTGCCTTTTGATGCCGGATTTTTTGCCTCTATTCCTTGTAAGGATCCAGATGCTGTCTGTAAAAATCTGCAAAAAGAAGGGATTTTTGCAGTACCTTTGGCAAAGGGGCTACGCGTATCTATTGCTTCCATCAACGAGAATCAGTGCAGGCTGTTGCCGGCTAAAATCGTGGAAGCGCTGGGTTAGGAGCGGTATATGAGAACGATTATATGGTTTATATATTTCTGGTTCTACTTGCTAGGGCTCTATCCTTGGCAGAAATATTATGAAAAGCGTAAGGCCGCAGGGTTGGAGTACATTTCTGGTGTTGACCGAATCGTGCAAAACTGGGCCAAGCGGTTGTTGATGGTGGCAGGTGTGTCCGCAGAGGTTAGCGGGCTGGAGAACATTCCTCGGGACCGGGCAGTGCTGTTTACGAGCAATCATCAAGGCAATTTTGACATTCCGCTGATGCTCACCAGCTTGGATCAGACCCATCCGCTGGTTGCCAAGGACAGTCTGGCTAAGATTCCGTTTCTATCCAGCTGGATGCGGCTATTCGACTGTCTATTTCTGGATAGGACAAACGCTCGACAATCTTTAAAGGTTTTTGCAGAAGCAGAAGCACTTATTAAAGAAGGTAAGTCTGTGATTATTTTTCCGGAAGGAACCAGAAGCAGGAAGGATGAGGCTGGAGAGTTCAAGGAGGGGGCTTATAAAATTGCCCTGCGAACTGGAGCGGCTGTCGTGCCAGTAGCCATCGACGGGTCTTACCGGGCCATGGAGGCCAACAAGGGAATTTGGATTCGTCCGACTAAGGTGAAAATTACCATCCTGCCCCCTGTGGAAACGGCTGATTTAACCAAGGAGGAGTCGAAACACCTAGGGGCTCACATCCGGGAACAAATCATGGCTTGTAACGGTCGCTAAGAAACAGTAAAATTCCCTCTGCCATGCAGAAGAAAAGGAATAAGACATGGATAAAAACGAAGAGGACACCGCCCGAAAAGCGGGAGCCATAGAAAAAACGCTGATGGTGCTGAATACCCTGACGGAAAAACCATATAGCTATTCAGCCAAGGAACTCAGTGCTAAAT
The genomic region above belongs to Aminipila butyrica and contains:
- a CDS encoding pyridoxal phosphate-dependent aminotransferase is translated as MSEFIMAQKNGRSIPLEDKIFGISRLANEMIAEKGKESVINATIGALLDDQGELVVLSSVVDVLKNLAPADYAAYAPIGGTAEFKDSIKKAAFGKYEPKCFTEAVATPGGTGAIRNTISNYSQVGDQILTSDWYWANYSSIAGELGRGSVTFELFDDQGHFNIGSLQKQVRSLLDKQESLVLIINTPAHNPTGYSLTLEDWDDVLSVLQAEAKGDKKIALLVDVAYIDFAGDSNEYRAFLPKLENLPANILPIISYSTSKTFTLYGMRCGAMICMTPVKSIAEEFLRVCQFSSRASWSNCNRAAMVVLAKIYEDPALLSKVDEERDFYRELLVKRGKAFEEEAAKAGLKMVPFDAGFFASIPCKDPDAVCKNLQKEGIFAVPLAKGLRVSIASINENQCRLLPAKIVEALG
- a CDS encoding lysophospholipid acyltransferase family protein, which gives rise to MRTIIWFIYFWFYLLGLYPWQKYYEKRKAAGLEYISGVDRIVQNWAKRLLMVAGVSAEVSGLENIPRDRAVLFTSNHQGNFDIPLMLTSLDQTHPLVAKDSLAKIPFLSSWMRLFDCLFLDRTNARQSLKVFAEAEALIKEGKSVIIFPEGTRSRKDEAGEFKEGAYKIALRTGAAVVPVAIDGSYRAMEANKGIWIRPTKVKITILPPVETADLTKEESKHLGAHIREQIMACNGR